A single region of the Lotus japonicus ecotype B-129 chromosome 4, LjGifu_v1.2 genome encodes:
- the LOC130712061 gene encoding uncharacterized protein LOC130712061, giving the protein MATTPAPVKSQHLHNFSLPLLKWGATATPNTSNTNHHHRSRRTPDHPSEPDSEPDSRPHRVGSRTARNRFAAAASCSPKQQQERPSNHDETDDEAGGEEAVQKPWNLRPRKPALPKASAFEIGAGASRNGNTNGGESQEAGNHHGENPAPKSLRLRGFTDTQCPEKKEKRKFWIALSKEEIEEDIFIMTGSRPARRPRKRPKNVQKQMDSVFPGLWLVGVTADAYRVADTPAKR; this is encoded by the exons ATGGCCACCACACCTGCACCGGTGAAGTCTCAGCATCTCCACAACTTCTCCCTCCCCTTACTCAAATGGGGTGCCACTGCCACCCCCAACACCAGCAAcaccaaccaccaccaccgctcTCGTCGCACCCCCGATCACCCCTCCGAACCCGACTCCGAGCCTGATTCCCGACCTCACCGGGTCGGATCCCGAACCGCACGCAACCGATTCGCCGCCGCCGCTTCCTGCTCCCCCAAGCAGCAGCAAGAGAGACCCAGCAACCACGACGAAACCGATGATGAAGCCGGCGGTGAGGAGGCGGTGCAGAAGCCATGGAACCTGAGACCTCGGAAACCGGCGCTCCCGAAGGCCAGCGCGTTCGAGATCGGAGCCGGTGCCTCGAGGAACGGCAATACCAACGGTGGCGAGTCGCAGGAGGCGGGTAACCACCACGGGGAGAATCCGGCGCCGAAGTCGCTCCGGCTGAGAGGGTTTACGGACACCCAGTGCccggagaagaaggagaagaggaaatTCTGGATCGCTCTGTCGAAGGAAGAGATCGAAGAGGACATCTTCATCATGACCGGGTCTAGGCCCGCTCGCAGGCCTAGGAAGAGGCCCAAGAATGTGCAGAAGCAAATGGAT aGTGTTTTCCCTGGCTTGTGGTTAGTGGGGGTCACTGCAGATGCTTACAGGGTAGCAGATACACCTGCAAAG AGGTAG
- the LOC130712827 gene encoding uncharacterized protein LOC130712827, with protein MAQQVTNTAAREEAEAQRAAAAAIVTAQDRAEKNARHVQREERELAAAQTRGLNDFKRQDPLKFSGSFDSEEADLWLQELDKIFTFLHTTAELRVNYATYMLTGEADARAAKEAQFLRLRQGGMTVAEYAAKLESLAKHFRYFRGQVEEGYMCERFVHGLSYELQRAVQPLGINRYQVLVEKTKGIEAIDNQREKYQGLNKSKQGSGGPTRANQCRNDKGENYPKKSYVRPQGKGTTSGSVNPSGSSCCPSDLLQCCRIWTHVHLLIRAVTQFATCNGIREEII; from the exons atggcacaacaagttaccaACACGgctgcaagggaggaagctgaagctcaacgtgctgctgctgctgctattgTGACTGCTCAAGACCGAGCTGAAAAGAATGCTCGCCATGTGCAGCGGGAGGAACGCGAGTTGGCTGCCGCTCAGACTAggggtctgaatgatttcaagcgtcaAGATCCACTGAAGTTCTCTGGAAGCTTTGATTCGGAGGAAGCTGACCTATGGCTCCAAGAGTTGGATAAgatctttactttcttgcaTACGACTGCGGAGTTGAGGGTGAATTATGCGACCTACATGTTGactggtgaagctga TGCAAGAGCCGCCaaggaggcacagtttctgagaCTTCGTCAAGGGGGTATGACCGTGGCGgagtatgctgctaagttggaatcaTTGGCGAAACACTTTCGCTACTTTCGAGGGCAAGTGGAGGAAGGCTACATGTGTGAACGTTTTGTTCATGGGCTAAGCTACGAGCTACAaagggcggtgcaaccgctgGGGATCAACCGCTACCAAGTATTGGTGGAAAAGACCAAGGGAATTGAGGCTATTGATAACCAAAGAGAAAAGTACCAAGGTCTGAATAAGTCTAAgcaaggaagtggaggtccgaCTAGGGCTAACCAATGCAGGAATGACAAGGGCGAGAACTATCCGAAGAAGTCGTATGTTCGTCCTCAAGGTAAGGGGACGACTTCTGGGTCTGTTAATCCTTCTGGGTCCTCATGTTGTCCAAGCGACCTCCTCCAATGCTGCCGGATATGGACACATGTGCACTTGTTAATTCGAGCGGTCACTCAATTTGCCACCTGCAATGGGATTCGGGAGGAGATAATTTGA